In Leuconostocaceae bacterium ESL0723, the following proteins share a genomic window:
- a CDS encoding ABC transporter permease: MTKQSTSNSKQFRWPYVTLMIIAILFLGLVTYLGFQGFKLHRGTEQLKPINHANVYLAWDASNQDKSQQIVSGSNEEEQRHNFAAVLDRINETKTLKAETRVQTDQNGLIGITPNYLATFDIKVAHGRDFNADDYQDSQAAMPVIVGADFASKHPLGQTFTDRDLLVDNAQFTRQYKVVGVLAKHSVLPQVNAGVNQAKVDKLDEQVIVPLRDTELKEHGNTMATMSYFDNLIVTTKDASQLSSLAKFINQHPLYQTNVVDLPTSSSGQSAKKVNFQVQFESVPASIKYDYRQFWQSLTLLLIMLAVLLILLVVNIWWLMASHRRQKQANLA, translated from the coding sequence ATGACTAAGCAAAGTACCAGTAATTCCAAGCAGTTCCGTTGGCCATATGTCACCTTAATGATTATTGCAATCCTGTTCCTAGGATTGGTTACTTATCTTGGTTTCCAAGGCTTTAAGCTCCATCGTGGGACTGAGCAGTTAAAGCCGATTAACCATGCCAATGTTTACTTGGCCTGGGATGCCTCTAATCAGGATAAAAGCCAGCAAATTGTTTCCGGCAGTAATGAGGAAGAACAGCGGCATAATTTTGCGGCGGTTTTGGACCGGATTAATGAAACCAAGACCTTGAAGGCTGAAACCCGGGTTCAGACTGATCAAAATGGCCTGATTGGGATTACACCTAACTACCTGGCGACCTTTGATATTAAGGTGGCCCATGGTCGTGATTTTAACGCGGACGACTACCAGGATAGTCAGGCGGCGATGCCAGTAATTGTCGGGGCTGATTTTGCCAGCAAGCACCCACTTGGCCAAACCTTTACTGACCGCGATTTGCTGGTTGACAATGCCCAGTTCACCCGTCAGTACAAGGTGGTTGGTGTTTTGGCTAAGCATAGCGTTTTGCCCCAGGTCAACGCTGGCGTTAACCAAGCTAAGGTCGACAAGCTTGATGAGCAGGTGATTGTGCCCTTGCGGGATACCGAACTAAAGGAACATGGCAATACCATGGCCACCATGTCGTATTTTGATAACCTGATTGTCACAACCAAGGATGCTAGCCAGCTTTCAAGCTTAGCCAAGTTCATTAATCAGCACCCTCTTTATCAAACCAATGTGGTCGACCTGCCAACCAGTAGTAGTGGTCAATCAGCTAAAAAGGTTAACTTCCAGGTTCAGTTTGAAAGTGTGCCCGCCAGCATTAAGTATGATTACCGCCAGTTCTGGCAGTCACTGACCCTGTTACTAATCATGTTAGCGGTGCTTCTGATTTTGCTAGTCGTAAACATTTGGTGGTTAATGGCTAGTCACCGTCGCCAAAAGCAGGCCAACCTGGCTTAA